The proteins below are encoded in one region of Polynucleobacter sp. AP-Elch-400A-B2:
- the coaBC gene encoding bifunctional phosphopantothenoylcysteine decarboxylase/phosphopantothenate--cysteine ligase CoaBC: MQSLLNKKIVLGISGGIAAYKSAELARQLIQEGASVQVVMTEAAQQFVTPVTMQALTGNPVYTNQWDSSIPNNMAHIELSRAADAILIAPASADLMAKLSLGLADDLLSTLCLARDCPLLMAPAMNKQMWEHAATQRSAERLIADKVTLLGPASGFQACGEVGFGRMLEPAEITEQLIAFFQKKPLLGKCVLITAGPTFEAIDPVRGITNRSSGKMGFAIARAALEAGAEVHLVAGPCDLSTPLEATGKITRTNVVSAKEMHAATMQSTDYDIFFAVAAVADWGIAKLAKEKIKRQGKQAPNLEFVANPDILADVAKMVKTKGGKPYPYCVGFAAESTELQKHAEEKRKRKAIPMVIGNIGPDTFGSDLNQLLIVDESGSKKMAKAEKLQLARQLIQLVAKKI; the protein is encoded by the coding sequence ATGCAATCACTTTTAAATAAGAAAATCGTTCTCGGCATTTCTGGTGGCATTGCGGCCTACAAGTCTGCAGAGCTAGCACGTCAGTTGATACAAGAAGGTGCCAGCGTCCAAGTAGTGATGACAGAAGCCGCGCAGCAATTTGTGACACCTGTCACTATGCAAGCACTCACGGGCAATCCCGTATACACCAACCAATGGGATAGCAGCATTCCTAACAACATGGCGCATATTGAACTCTCTAGAGCTGCCGATGCGATTTTGATTGCACCTGCCAGTGCAGATCTGATGGCTAAACTTTCACTTGGATTGGCCGATGATTTACTCAGCACCTTGTGCCTAGCAAGAGATTGCCCGCTTCTCATGGCTCCTGCCATGAACAAGCAAATGTGGGAGCATGCGGCCACACAAAGAAGTGCAGAACGGCTCATTGCTGACAAGGTCACATTACTTGGTCCTGCAAGCGGATTCCAAGCATGTGGTGAAGTCGGCTTTGGGCGCATGCTCGAGCCAGCAGAGATCACCGAGCAACTGATTGCTTTCTTTCAGAAGAAGCCGCTCCTCGGCAAATGCGTTCTTATTACAGCTGGACCGACTTTTGAAGCCATTGATCCAGTGCGTGGCATCACTAACCGTAGCTCAGGCAAGATGGGCTTTGCTATTGCCCGGGCAGCTCTTGAGGCTGGCGCAGAAGTGCACTTAGTGGCAGGTCCGTGCGATCTCAGCACACCATTAGAGGCAACAGGAAAAATTACCCGCACTAATGTGGTCAGCGCCAAAGAAATGCATGCAGCCACTATGCAATCGACTGACTACGATATTTTCTTTGCAGTAGCTGCAGTAGCTGATTGGGGTATTGCAAAGCTAGCCAAAGAAAAGATCAAGCGCCAAGGTAAGCAAGCTCCAAATTTAGAATTTGTCGCCAACCCCGATATTCTTGCTGATGTAGCAAAAATGGTTAAAACTAAAGGTGGGAAGCCATACCCCTACTGTGTTGGCTTTGCAGCTGAGTCTACTGAGCTCCAAAAGCATGCGGAAGAAAAGCGTAAACGCAAAGCCATTCCGATGGTCATCGGCAATATTGGCCCAGATACCTTTGGTAGCGACCTCAATCAACTCCTCATCGTTGATGAGAGTGGTAGCAAAAAAATGGCCAAAGCTGAAAAACTCCAGCTTGCACGTCAGCTCATTCAACTAGTTGCCAAAAAAATATAA
- the dut gene encoding dUTP diphosphatase, translating into MQQLQVKILDERMRDQLPAYGTPGSAGLDLRACIDEAIEIAPGQTILVPTGLAIYVEDPRYAAFILPRSGLGHKHGIVLGNLVGLIDSDYQGQLMVSTWNRGSTAFKLEPMERLAQLVVMPVQQVELKVVEEFTESSRGAGGFGSTGRG; encoded by the coding sequence ATGCAACAACTTCAAGTCAAAATTCTCGATGAGCGTATGCGGGACCAATTACCCGCATATGGAACTCCTGGTAGTGCTGGATTAGATCTGCGCGCCTGTATTGATGAAGCAATTGAAATTGCTCCTGGACAAACGATCCTTGTACCAACAGGTTTAGCGATTTATGTAGAAGATCCACGCTATGCTGCATTTATCCTGCCGCGTTCTGGTCTTGGCCATAAGCATGGAATCGTTCTCGGAAATTTAGTGGGATTAATCGATTCGGATTACCAAGGCCAACTGATGGTGAGCACGTGGAATCGTGGATCTACAGCATTCAAATTAGAGCCCATGGAGCGCTTAGCGCAACTGGTAGTGATGCCAGTACAACAAGTAGAACTCAAAGTCGTTGAGGAGTTTACTGAGAGTAGTCGTGGGGCTGGTGGGTTTGGCAGTACAGGTCGTGGCTGA